The Chanodichthys erythropterus isolate Z2021 chromosome 12, ASM2448905v1, whole genome shotgun sequence genome contains a region encoding:
- the kctd12.2 gene encoding BTB/POZ domain-containing protein KCTD12.2: MDKSRADASQRFSEIIELNVGGQVYVTRHSTLLSVPNSLLWTMFSQKKPAELTTDSKGRFFLDRDGFLFRYILDYLRDQTLVLPDYFKEKASLLKEAEYFQLQELARRLRPAVSKENSITEEVCQSDPEEAALAATSITSTGPRSPLTLDAKKTGYITIGYRGSYTIGRDIQQDAKFRRVARITVCGKTSLAKEVFGETLNESRDPDRLPERYTSRYYLKYNFLEQAFDRLAEVGFHMVACSSTGTCAYASNDPNEDKIWTSYTEYVFCRE; encoded by the coding sequence ATGGATAAAAGTCGCGCGGACGCTTCACAGCGATTCTCCGAAATTATTGAGCTCAATGTCGGAGGGCAAGTTTACGTTACGCGGCACTCAACTTTACTCTCCGTGCCCAATTCTTTGCTCTGGACCATGTTCAGTCAGAAGAAACCCGCGGAACTTACCACCGACAGCAAAGGACGCTTCTTTTTGGACAGGGACGGCTTTTTGTTCAGATATATTTTGGATTACTTGCGGGACCAGACTCTGGTTTTGCCCGATTACTTCAAAGAGAAGGCGAGCCTTCTTAAAGAGGCAGAATATTTTCAACTTCAAGAGCTGGCGAGACGCCTGAGACCGGCGGTCAGTAAAGAGAACTCTATCACCGAGGAGGTGTGCCAGAGCGACCCGGAGGAGGCTGCGCTCGCCGCCACGAGTATCACCAGCACCGGCCCTCGCTCACCGCTCACTCTGGACGCGAAAAAAACCGGCTACATAACCATCGGGTACAGGGGCTCCTACACCATAGGACGAGACATCCAACAGGACGCCAAATTTCGACGGGTGGCGAGAATCACCGTGTGCGGCAAAACGTCTCTCGCCAAAGAAGTTTTCGGGGAGACTCTGAACGAGAGCAGAGATCCCGACAGACTCCCAGAGAGATACACGTCTCGGTATTACCTGAAGTATAATTTCCTGGAGCAAGCCTTTGACAGGCTGGCGGAGGTGGGCTTCCACATGGTTGCTTGTAGCTCCACGGGCACCTGCGCGTACGCGAGTAACGACCCAAACGAGGACAAAATCTGGACGAGTTACACCGAGTACGTTTTTTGCAGGGAGTGA